Proteins encoded in a region of the Suricata suricatta isolate VVHF042 chromosome 10, meerkat_22Aug2017_6uvM2_HiC, whole genome shotgun sequence genome:
- the FMNL3 gene encoding formin-like protein 3 isoform X5 — translation MGNLESAEGGPGEPPSVSLLPPPGKMPMPEPCELEERFALVLSSMNLPPDKARLLRQYDNEKKWDLICDQERFQVKNPPHTYIQKLQSFLDPSVTRKKFRRRVQESTKVLRELEISLRTNHIGWVREFLNDENKGLDVLVDYLSFAQCSVMYSTLPGRRALKNSRLVSQKDDVHVCILCLRAIMNYQYGFNLVMSHPHAVNEIALSLNNKNPRTKALVLELLAAVCLVRGGHEIILAAFDNFKEVCKELHRFEKLMEYFRNEDSNIDFMVACMQFINIVVHSVEDMNFRVHLQYEFTKLGLEEFLQKSRHTESEKLQVQIQAYLDNVFDVGGLLEDAETKNVALEKVEELEEHVSHLTEKLLDLENENMMRVAELEKQLLQREKELESIKETYENTSHQVHTLRRLIKEKEEAFQRRCHLEPGARGLESVGSEALARVGPAELSEGMLPSDLDLLAPAPPPEEALPLPPPPAPPLPPPPPPLPDKCPPAPPLPGAAPSVVLTVGLSAIRIKKPIKTKFRLPVFNWTALKPNQISGTVFSELDDEKILEDLDLDKFEELFKTKAQGPALDLICSKNKTAQKAASKVTLLEANRAKNLAITLRKAGRSAEEICRAIHTFDLQTLPVDFVECLMRFLPTEAEVKLLRQYERERQPLEELAAEDRFMLLFSKVERLTQRMAGMAFLGNFQDNLQMLTPQLNAIIAASASVKSSQKLKQMLEIILALGNYMNSSKRGAVYGFKLQSLDLLLDTKSTDRKMTLLHFIALTVKEKYPDLANFWHELHFVEKAAAVSLENVLLDVKELGRGMELIRRECSIHDNSVLRNFLSTNEGKLDKLQRDAKTAEEAYNAVVRYFGESPKTTPPSVFFPVFVRFIRSYKEAEQENEARKKQEEVMREKQLAQEAKKLDAKTPSQRNKWQQQELIAELRRRQAKEHRPVYEGKDGTIEDIITGLHRQPIVVRHQARSAAPPNGPPRAPGPH, via the exons AGCTCCATGAACCTTCCTCCTGACAAGGCCCGGCTCCTGCGGCAGTATGACAATGAGAAGAAGTGGGATCTGATCTGTGACCAG GAACGGTTCCAGGTGAAGAATCCTCCCCACACTTATATCCAGAAACTCCAGAGCTTCTTGGACCCCAGTGTAACTCGGAAG AAGTTCAGGAGGAGAGTGCAGGAGTCAACCAAAGTACTGAGGGAGCTGGAGATCTCACTTCGTACCAACCACATTGG GTGGGTACGGGAGTTTCTGAATGATGAGAACAAAGGCCTGGATGTGCTGGTGGATTACCTGTCCTTTGCCCAATGTTCTGTCAT GTATAGCACTCTCCCTGGGCGCAGGGCCCTGAAGAACTCCCGCCTGGTAAGCCAGAAGGATGATGTCCACGTCTGTATCCTCTGTCTCAGAGCCATCATGAACTATCAG TACGGATTCAACCTGGTCATGTCCCACCCCCATGCTGTCAATGAGATTGCACTCAgtctcaacaacaaaaatccaag GACCAAGGCCCTTGTCTTGGAGCTCTTGGCAGCTGTGTGTTTGGTGCGGGGAGGTCACGAAATCATTCTTGCTGCCTTTGACAATTTCAAAGAG GTATGCAAGGAGCTGCACCGCTTTGAGAAGCTGATGGAGTATTTCCGGAATGAGGATAGCAACATCGACTTCATG GTGGCCTGCATGCAGTTTATCAACATCGTGGTGCACTCAGTAGAGGATATGAACTTCCGGGTCCACCTGCAGTATGAGTTTACCAAGCTGGGGCTGGAGGAGTTCCTGCAG aaGTCAAGGCACACAGAGAGCGAGAAGCTGCAGGTGCAGATCCAGGCATACCTGGACAATGTGTTTGACGTGGGAGGTTTGTTGGAGGATGCTGAGACCAAGAATGTGGCCCTGGAGAAGGTGGAGGAGCTGGAAGAGCATGTTTCCCAT CTCACGGAAAAGCTTCTGGACCTAGAGAATGAGAACATGATGCGTGTGGCAGAACTAGAGAAGCAGCTGCTGCAGCGGGAAAAGGAACTAGAGAGCATCAAG GAGACTTACGAGAACACAAGCCACCAGGTACACACGCTGCGGCGGCTCAttaaagagaaggaggaggcctTCCAGCGCAGATGCCACTTGGAGCCCGGGGCCCGGGGCCTGGAGTCAGTGGGCAGTGAGGCCCTGGCCCGGGTAGGCCCTGCAGAGCTGAGTGAGGGCATGCTGCCCTCTGACCTGGACCTCCTAGCCCCAGCCCCACCGCCCGAGGaggccctgcctctgcctccaccgcctgctcctcccctgccccctccaccacccccattACCAG ACAAgtgtcccccagccccacctcttcCTGGTGCTGCTCCCTCTGTGGTATTGACAGTAGGCCTGTCAG CCATTCGTATCAAGAAACCTATCAAGACCAAGTTCCGGCTGCCTGTCTTCAACTGGACAGCACTGAAACCCAACCAGATTAGCGGCACTGTCTTCAGTGAACTTGATGATGAGAAGATCTTGGAG GATCTGGACCTGGACAAATTTGAAGAACTGTTCAAGACAAaagcccagggccctgcccttGACCTCATCTGCTCTAAGAACAAGACAGCGCAAAAAGCTGCCAGCAAGGTGACCCTGTTGGAAGCCAATCGTGCCAAGAACCTAGCCATCACCCTACGCAAGGCTGGCCGCTCAGCCGAGGAGATCTGCAGGGCCATCCACAC GTTTGACCTACAGACACTACCAGTGGACTTCGTGGAGTGCCTGATGCGCTTCCTGCCCACAGAGGCTGAGGTGAAGCTGCTGCGGCAATATGAGCGGGAGCGGCAGCCCCTGGAGGAGCTGGCAGCTGAGGACCGTTTCATGCTGCTTTTCAGCAAGGTGGAGCGGCTAACCCAGAGAATGGCCGGCATGGCCTTCCTGGGCAACTTCCAAGACAACCTGCAGATGCTCACACCG CAACTCAATGCCATCATTgcagcctctgcctctgtcaAGTCctcacagaagctgaagcagatGTTGGAG ATCATACTTGCACTGGGGAACTACATGAACAGCAGCAAGCGAGGAGCTGTGTATGGCTTCAAGCTCCAGAGCCTGGATCTG ctGCTGGATACCAAGTCCACTGATAGGAAGATGACACTGCTGCATTTCATCGCACTGACCGTGAAGGAGAAATACCCAGACCTGGCCAACTTCTGGCATGAACTGCACTTTGTGGAGAAGGCTGCAGCAG TGTCGCTGGAGAATGTGCTGCTGGATGTGAAGGAGCTAGGCCGTGGCATGGAGCTGATTCGGCGGGAATGCAGCATACATGACAACAGTGTCCTTCGGAACTTCCTCAGCACCAATGAAGGCAAACTGGACAAGCTCCAGCGGGATGCCAAGACGGCCGAG gagGCCTACAATGCAGTTGTGCGCTACTTCGGTGAGAGCCCCAAGACCACACCCCCTTCTGTATTCTTCCCAGTATTTGTCCGATTCATCCGTTCTTACAAG GAAGCAGAACAAGAGAACGAAGCTAGAAAGAAGCAGGAGGAGGTAATGCGGGAGAAACAGCTGGCTCAGGAAGCCAAGAAACTGGATGCCAAG ACGCCCTCCCAGCGGAACAAGTGGCAACAGCAGGAGCTAATTGCAGAGTTGAGGAGGCGCCAGGCCAAAGAGCATCGGCCTGTTTACGAGGGGAAGGACGGTACCATTGAGGACATCATTACAG
- the FMNL3 gene encoding formin-like protein 3 isoform X4, producing MGNLESAEGGPGEPPSVSLLPPPGKMPMPEPCELEERFALVLSSMNLPPDKARLLRQYDNEKKWDLICDQERFQVKNPPHTYIQKLQSFLDPSVTRKKFRRRVQESTKVLRELEISLRTNHIGWVREFLNDENKGLDVLVDYLSFAQCSVMYSTLPGRRALKNSRLVSQKDDVHVCILCLRAIMNYQYGFNLVMSHPHAVNEIALSLNNKNPRTKALVLELLAAVCLVRGGHEIILAAFDNFKEVCKELHRFEKLMEYFRNEDSNIDFMVACMQFINIVVHSVEDMNFRVHLQYEFTKLGLEEFLQKSRHTESEKLQVQIQAYLDNVFDVGGLLEDAETKNVALEKVEELEEHVSHLTEKLLDLENENMMRVAELEKQLLQREKELESIKETYENTSHQVHTLRRLIKEKEEAFQRRCHLEPGARGLESVGSEALARVGPAELSEGMLPSDLDLLAPAPPPEEALPLPPPPAPPLPPPPPPLPDKCPPAPPLPGAAPSVVLTVGLSAIRIKKPIKTKFRLPVFNWTALKPNQISGTVFSELDDEKILEDLDLDKFEELFKTKAQGPALDLICSKNKTAQKAASKVTLLEANRAKNLAITLRKAGRSAEEICRAIHTFDLQTLPVDFVECLMRFLPTEAEVKLLRQYERERQPLEELAAEDRFMLLFSKVERLTQRMAGMAFLGNFQDNLQMLTPQLNAIIAASASVKSSQKLKQMLEIILALGNYMNSSKRGAVYGFKLQSLDLLLDTKSTDRKMTLLHFIALTVKEKYPDLANFWHELHFVEKAAAVSLENVLLDVKELGRGMELIRRECSIHDNSVLRNFLSTNEGKLDKLQRDAKTAEEAYNAVVRYFGESPKTTPPSVFFPVFVRFIRSYKEAEQENEARKKQEEVMREKQLAQEAKKLDAKTPSQRNKWQQQELIAELRRRQAKEHRPVYEGKDGTIEDIITVLKSVPFTARTAKRGSRFFCDAAHHDESNC from the exons AGCTCCATGAACCTTCCTCCTGACAAGGCCCGGCTCCTGCGGCAGTATGACAATGAGAAGAAGTGGGATCTGATCTGTGACCAG GAACGGTTCCAGGTGAAGAATCCTCCCCACACTTATATCCAGAAACTCCAGAGCTTCTTGGACCCCAGTGTAACTCGGAAG AAGTTCAGGAGGAGAGTGCAGGAGTCAACCAAAGTACTGAGGGAGCTGGAGATCTCACTTCGTACCAACCACATTGG GTGGGTACGGGAGTTTCTGAATGATGAGAACAAAGGCCTGGATGTGCTGGTGGATTACCTGTCCTTTGCCCAATGTTCTGTCAT GTATAGCACTCTCCCTGGGCGCAGGGCCCTGAAGAACTCCCGCCTGGTAAGCCAGAAGGATGATGTCCACGTCTGTATCCTCTGTCTCAGAGCCATCATGAACTATCAG TACGGATTCAACCTGGTCATGTCCCACCCCCATGCTGTCAATGAGATTGCACTCAgtctcaacaacaaaaatccaag GACCAAGGCCCTTGTCTTGGAGCTCTTGGCAGCTGTGTGTTTGGTGCGGGGAGGTCACGAAATCATTCTTGCTGCCTTTGACAATTTCAAAGAG GTATGCAAGGAGCTGCACCGCTTTGAGAAGCTGATGGAGTATTTCCGGAATGAGGATAGCAACATCGACTTCATG GTGGCCTGCATGCAGTTTATCAACATCGTGGTGCACTCAGTAGAGGATATGAACTTCCGGGTCCACCTGCAGTATGAGTTTACCAAGCTGGGGCTGGAGGAGTTCCTGCAG aaGTCAAGGCACACAGAGAGCGAGAAGCTGCAGGTGCAGATCCAGGCATACCTGGACAATGTGTTTGACGTGGGAGGTTTGTTGGAGGATGCTGAGACCAAGAATGTGGCCCTGGAGAAGGTGGAGGAGCTGGAAGAGCATGTTTCCCAT CTCACGGAAAAGCTTCTGGACCTAGAGAATGAGAACATGATGCGTGTGGCAGAACTAGAGAAGCAGCTGCTGCAGCGGGAAAAGGAACTAGAGAGCATCAAG GAGACTTACGAGAACACAAGCCACCAGGTACACACGCTGCGGCGGCTCAttaaagagaaggaggaggcctTCCAGCGCAGATGCCACTTGGAGCCCGGGGCCCGGGGCCTGGAGTCAGTGGGCAGTGAGGCCCTGGCCCGGGTAGGCCCTGCAGAGCTGAGTGAGGGCATGCTGCCCTCTGACCTGGACCTCCTAGCCCCAGCCCCACCGCCCGAGGaggccctgcctctgcctccaccgcctgctcctcccctgccccctccaccacccccattACCAG ACAAgtgtcccccagccccacctcttcCTGGTGCTGCTCCCTCTGTGGTATTGACAGTAGGCCTGTCAG CCATTCGTATCAAGAAACCTATCAAGACCAAGTTCCGGCTGCCTGTCTTCAACTGGACAGCACTGAAACCCAACCAGATTAGCGGCACTGTCTTCAGTGAACTTGATGATGAGAAGATCTTGGAG GATCTGGACCTGGACAAATTTGAAGAACTGTTCAAGACAAaagcccagggccctgcccttGACCTCATCTGCTCTAAGAACAAGACAGCGCAAAAAGCTGCCAGCAAGGTGACCCTGTTGGAAGCCAATCGTGCCAAGAACCTAGCCATCACCCTACGCAAGGCTGGCCGCTCAGCCGAGGAGATCTGCAGGGCCATCCACAC GTTTGACCTACAGACACTACCAGTGGACTTCGTGGAGTGCCTGATGCGCTTCCTGCCCACAGAGGCTGAGGTGAAGCTGCTGCGGCAATATGAGCGGGAGCGGCAGCCCCTGGAGGAGCTGGCAGCTGAGGACCGTTTCATGCTGCTTTTCAGCAAGGTGGAGCGGCTAACCCAGAGAATGGCCGGCATGGCCTTCCTGGGCAACTTCCAAGACAACCTGCAGATGCTCACACCG CAACTCAATGCCATCATTgcagcctctgcctctgtcaAGTCctcacagaagctgaagcagatGTTGGAG ATCATACTTGCACTGGGGAACTACATGAACAGCAGCAAGCGAGGAGCTGTGTATGGCTTCAAGCTCCAGAGCCTGGATCTG ctGCTGGATACCAAGTCCACTGATAGGAAGATGACACTGCTGCATTTCATCGCACTGACCGTGAAGGAGAAATACCCAGACCTGGCCAACTTCTGGCATGAACTGCACTTTGTGGAGAAGGCTGCAGCAG TGTCGCTGGAGAATGTGCTGCTGGATGTGAAGGAGCTAGGCCGTGGCATGGAGCTGATTCGGCGGGAATGCAGCATACATGACAACAGTGTCCTTCGGAACTTCCTCAGCACCAATGAAGGCAAACTGGACAAGCTCCAGCGGGATGCCAAGACGGCCGAG gagGCCTACAATGCAGTTGTGCGCTACTTCGGTGAGAGCCCCAAGACCACACCCCCTTCTGTATTCTTCCCAGTATTTGTCCGATTCATCCGTTCTTACAAG GAAGCAGAACAAGAGAACGAAGCTAGAAAGAAGCAGGAGGAGGTAATGCGGGAGAAACAGCTGGCTCAGGAAGCCAAGAAACTGGATGCCAAG ACGCCCTCCCAGCGGAACAAGTGGCAACAGCAGGAGCTAATTGCAGAGTTGAGGAGGCGCCAGGCCAAAGAGCATCGGCCTGTTTACGAGGGGAAGGACGGTACCATTGAGGACATCATTACAG TGCTGAAGAGTGTCCCTTTCACGGCCCGTACTGCCAAGCGGGGCTCACGCTTCTTCT
- the FMNL3 gene encoding formin-like protein 3 isoform X3 yields MGNLESAEGGPGEPPSVSLLPPPGKMPMPEPCELEERFALVLSSMNLPPDKARLLRQYDNEKKWDLICDQERFQVKNPPHTYIQKLQSFLDPSVTRKKFRRRVQESTKVLRELEISLRTNHIGWVREFLNDENKGLDVLVDYLSFAQCSVMFDFEGLESGDDGAFDKLRSWSRSIEDLQPPSALSAPFTNSLARSARQSVLRYSTLPGRRALKNSRLVSQKDDVHVCILCLRAIMNYQYGFNLVMSHPHAVNEIALSLNNKNPRTKALVLELLAAVCLVRGGHEIILAAFDNFKEVCKELHRFEKLMEYFRNEDSNIDFMVACMQFINIVVHSVEDMNFRVHLQYEFTKLGLEEFLQSRHTESEKLQVQIQAYLDNVFDVGGLLEDAETKNVALEKVEELEEHVSHLTEKLLDLENENMMRVAELEKQLLQREKELESIKETYENTSHQVHTLRRLIKEKEEAFQRRCHLEPGARGLESVGSEALARVGPAELSEGMLPSDLDLLAPAPPPEEALPLPPPPAPPLPPPPPPLPDKCPPAPPLPGAAPSVVLTVGLSAIRIKKPIKTKFRLPVFNWTALKPNQISGTVFSELDDEKILEDLDLDKFEELFKTKAQGPALDLICSKNKTAQKAASKVTLLEANRAKNLAITLRKAGRSAEEICRAIHTFDLQTLPVDFVECLMRFLPTEAEVKLLRQYERERQPLEELAAEDRFMLLFSKVERLTQRMAGMAFLGNFQDNLQMLTPQLNAIIAASASVKSSQKLKQMLEIILALGNYMNSSKRGAVYGFKLQSLDLLLDTKSTDRKMTLLHFIALTVKEKYPDLANFWHELHFVEKAAAVSLENVLLDVKELGRGMELIRRECSIHDNSVLRNFLSTNEGKLDKLQRDAKTAEEAYNAVVRYFGESPKTTPPSVFFPVFVRFIRSYKEAEQENEARKKQEEVMREKQLAQEAKKLDAKTPSQRNKWQQQELIAELRRRQAKEHRPVYEGKDGTIEDIITVLKSVPFTARTAKRGSRFFCDAAHHDESNC; encoded by the exons AGCTCCATGAACCTTCCTCCTGACAAGGCCCGGCTCCTGCGGCAGTATGACAATGAGAAGAAGTGGGATCTGATCTGTGACCAG GAACGGTTCCAGGTGAAGAATCCTCCCCACACTTATATCCAGAAACTCCAGAGCTTCTTGGACCCCAGTGTAACTCGGAAG AAGTTCAGGAGGAGAGTGCAGGAGTCAACCAAAGTACTGAGGGAGCTGGAGATCTCACTTCGTACCAACCACATTGG GTGGGTACGGGAGTTTCTGAATGATGAGAACAAAGGCCTGGATGTGCTGGTGGATTACCTGTCCTTTGCCCAATGTTCTGTCAT GTTTGACTTTGAGGGTCTGGAGAGTGGTGATGATGGTGCATTTGACAAGCTCCGATCCTGGAGCAGGTCCATCGAGGACCTGCAGCCACCCAGCGCCCTGTCAGCCCCCTTCACCAACAGCCTCGCTCGCTCTGCGCGCCAGTCTGTGCTCCG GTATAGCACTCTCCCTGGGCGCAGGGCCCTGAAGAACTCCCGCCTGGTAAGCCAGAAGGATGATGTCCACGTCTGTATCCTCTGTCTCAGAGCCATCATGAACTATCAG TACGGATTCAACCTGGTCATGTCCCACCCCCATGCTGTCAATGAGATTGCACTCAgtctcaacaacaaaaatccaag GACCAAGGCCCTTGTCTTGGAGCTCTTGGCAGCTGTGTGTTTGGTGCGGGGAGGTCACGAAATCATTCTTGCTGCCTTTGACAATTTCAAAGAG GTATGCAAGGAGCTGCACCGCTTTGAGAAGCTGATGGAGTATTTCCGGAATGAGGATAGCAACATCGACTTCATG GTGGCCTGCATGCAGTTTATCAACATCGTGGTGCACTCAGTAGAGGATATGAACTTCCGGGTCCACCTGCAGTATGAGTTTACCAAGCTGGGGCTGGAGGAGTTCCTGCAG TCAAGGCACACAGAGAGCGAGAAGCTGCAGGTGCAGATCCAGGCATACCTGGACAATGTGTTTGACGTGGGAGGTTTGTTGGAGGATGCTGAGACCAAGAATGTGGCCCTGGAGAAGGTGGAGGAGCTGGAAGAGCATGTTTCCCAT CTCACGGAAAAGCTTCTGGACCTAGAGAATGAGAACATGATGCGTGTGGCAGAACTAGAGAAGCAGCTGCTGCAGCGGGAAAAGGAACTAGAGAGCATCAAG GAGACTTACGAGAACACAAGCCACCAGGTACACACGCTGCGGCGGCTCAttaaagagaaggaggaggcctTCCAGCGCAGATGCCACTTGGAGCCCGGGGCCCGGGGCCTGGAGTCAGTGGGCAGTGAGGCCCTGGCCCGGGTAGGCCCTGCAGAGCTGAGTGAGGGCATGCTGCCCTCTGACCTGGACCTCCTAGCCCCAGCCCCACCGCCCGAGGaggccctgcctctgcctccaccgcctgctcctcccctgccccctccaccacccccattACCAG ACAAgtgtcccccagccccacctcttcCTGGTGCTGCTCCCTCTGTGGTATTGACAGTAGGCCTGTCAG CCATTCGTATCAAGAAACCTATCAAGACCAAGTTCCGGCTGCCTGTCTTCAACTGGACAGCACTGAAACCCAACCAGATTAGCGGCACTGTCTTCAGTGAACTTGATGATGAGAAGATCTTGGAG GATCTGGACCTGGACAAATTTGAAGAACTGTTCAAGACAAaagcccagggccctgcccttGACCTCATCTGCTCTAAGAACAAGACAGCGCAAAAAGCTGCCAGCAAGGTGACCCTGTTGGAAGCCAATCGTGCCAAGAACCTAGCCATCACCCTACGCAAGGCTGGCCGCTCAGCCGAGGAGATCTGCAGGGCCATCCACAC GTTTGACCTACAGACACTACCAGTGGACTTCGTGGAGTGCCTGATGCGCTTCCTGCCCACAGAGGCTGAGGTGAAGCTGCTGCGGCAATATGAGCGGGAGCGGCAGCCCCTGGAGGAGCTGGCAGCTGAGGACCGTTTCATGCTGCTTTTCAGCAAGGTGGAGCGGCTAACCCAGAGAATGGCCGGCATGGCCTTCCTGGGCAACTTCCAAGACAACCTGCAGATGCTCACACCG CAACTCAATGCCATCATTgcagcctctgcctctgtcaAGTCctcacagaagctgaagcagatGTTGGAG ATCATACTTGCACTGGGGAACTACATGAACAGCAGCAAGCGAGGAGCTGTGTATGGCTTCAAGCTCCAGAGCCTGGATCTG ctGCTGGATACCAAGTCCACTGATAGGAAGATGACACTGCTGCATTTCATCGCACTGACCGTGAAGGAGAAATACCCAGACCTGGCCAACTTCTGGCATGAACTGCACTTTGTGGAGAAGGCTGCAGCAG TGTCGCTGGAGAATGTGCTGCTGGATGTGAAGGAGCTAGGCCGTGGCATGGAGCTGATTCGGCGGGAATGCAGCATACATGACAACAGTGTCCTTCGGAACTTCCTCAGCACCAATGAAGGCAAACTGGACAAGCTCCAGCGGGATGCCAAGACGGCCGAG gagGCCTACAATGCAGTTGTGCGCTACTTCGGTGAGAGCCCCAAGACCACACCCCCTTCTGTATTCTTCCCAGTATTTGTCCGATTCATCCGTTCTTACAAG GAAGCAGAACAAGAGAACGAAGCTAGAAAGAAGCAGGAGGAGGTAATGCGGGAGAAACAGCTGGCTCAGGAAGCCAAGAAACTGGATGCCAAG ACGCCCTCCCAGCGGAACAAGTGGCAACAGCAGGAGCTAATTGCAGAGTTGAGGAGGCGCCAGGCCAAAGAGCATCGGCCTGTTTACGAGGGGAAGGACGGTACCATTGAGGACATCATTACAG TGCTGAAGAGTGTCCCTTTCACGGCCCGTACTGCCAAGCGGGGCTCACGCTTCTTCT